From the genome of Bactrocera oleae isolate idBacOlea1 chromosome 2, idBacOlea1, whole genome shotgun sequence, one region includes:
- the LOC106617267 gene encoding ABC transporter G family member 20, with amino-acid sequence MAAVEVRNGYKYYGSKSNPKIILNYLNMNVMRGSIYGLLGASGCGKTTLLSCLVGQRHLNSGEVSVLGMKPGQPGSGIPGSRIGYMPQEIALVDEMTVKETIFYFGRIYGLKEEQIREKFKILRSLLQLPPPRQLVKNCSGGQQRRVSFACAMIHEPELLILDEPTVGLDPMLREKIWDFLVESTRNSKMAVIITTHYIEEAKKANCIGLMRNGVLLAEDTPINIMIKFECNSIEDAFLILSQKQGDSDIVQPNTINTSQSPAIMHSVEVIDATSPEPNDMCKKLPLVDENDNKTQPTDQGGHCREQETENRKRIFFTTRGRIKALMTKNFVQLFRQPSGIIFMLLFPLIQLTCFYLAIGKTPTNLKLGIVSGEVNDYATCFDQNLKTVFNHNDTCEFKKISCRYIIELGDDIAERVYYKTEEEAYNAAKRTEVLGYIMFPNNFSESMRVRMEEGRYADNGAVENSELSVHIDMTDQQIGYFIERKLRDSFGSFVKNVLAECNLPAGLGNIPIQFQEPVYGSFDIEFQQYVAPGVVMTMVFFLATLMTAAVFISERMDGVWDRTLVAGVSAMEMLWAHLLTQLIIMAFQSFEVIMYIGLVFDTYNKGDTATLIGLLTMTAFCGMLFGLLISVYCKSHTEANFVATGAFYPMIILCGLLWPLEGMPKSLQDIVLFFPFTIPSISARNIIEKGWSITNWQVYNGFIVMSVWIVIFFTLCMVGLKRKT; translated from the exons ATGGCGGCCGTAGAGGTACGCAACGGATACAAATACTATGGCAGTAAATCAAATCCCAAAATTATTCTCAACTACTTGAATATGAATGTAATGCGCGGTTCAAT ATATGGTCTTCTTGGTGCTTCAGGCTGCGGCAAAACTACACTACTCTCCTGTTTAGTCGGTCAGCGCCATCTTAATAGCGGTGAAGTCTCAGTTCTGGGCATGAAGCCTGGACAACCGGGCAGTGGCATTCCAGGTTCACGTATTGGCTATATGCCGCAG gaAATCGCTCTTGTCGATGAGATGACAGTAAAAGAGACCATTTTCTATTTCGGACGTATTTATGGTTTGAAGGAAGAACAGATTCGGgagaaattcaaaatattacgTTCACTATTGCAATTACCACCACCAAGGCAGCTTGTGAAGAACTGTAGCGGCGGCCAACAGCGACGAGTCTCATTCGCATGCGCCATGATACACGAACCAGAATTACTGATACTCGACGAACCGACAGTGGGCTTAGATCCCATGCTAAGGGAGAA AATATGGGACTTTCTTGTGGAGAGCACTAGGAATAGCAAAATGGCTGTGATCATTACTACACATTATATAGAAGAGGCGAAAAAAGCCAATTGC ATTGGCTTAATGCGAAATGGTGTACTATTGGCGGAAGATACTCCAATAAATATAATGATAAAATTTGAGTGCAACTCTATTGAGGATGCCTTTCTAATATTGAGCCAAAAACAAGGTGACTCGGACATAGTGCAGCCCAACACGATTAACACCTCCCAATCGCCAGCAATTATGCATTCTGTGGAAGTAATAGACGCAACCTCGCCAGAACCCAACGACATGTGCAAAAAGCTTCCATTGGTCGATGAAAACGACAACAAAACTCAACCAACTGATCAAGGAGGTCATTGTCGCGAGCAAGAAACCGAGAATAGAAAGCGAATATTTTTCACGACGCGCGGCCGAATTAAAGCTTTGatgacaaaaaattttgtgcaaTTATTCCGACAGCCATC TGGAATAATATTTATGCTGCTCTTCCCATTAATCCAGCTCACCTGCTTTTATTTAGCCATTGGCAAAACACCAACAAATCTAAAACTCGGTATCGTCAGTGGTGAAGTAAATGATTATGCAACATGTTTTGATCAGAATTTAAAGACTGTTTTTAATCACAATGACACGTGCGAATTTAAAAAGATATCGTGTCGTTATATAATCGAGTTGGGTGATGACATAGCTGAGAGa GTATACTACAAAACAGAGGAAGAAGCTTATAATGCAGCTAAGCGAACTGAAGTCCTCGGTTATATCATGTTCCCCAACAATTTCTCCGAATCAATGAGAGTGCGAATGGAGGAGGGGCGTTACGCGGATAACGGTGCGGTGGAAAACTCCGAACTTAGTGTTCACATTGATATGACAG ATCAACAGATTGGATACTTTATTGAGCGCAAATTACGTGATAGTTTTGGTTCTTTTGTGAAAAACGTGTTAGCTGAATGCAATCTACCAGCTGGCTTGGGAAATATTCCTATACAATTTCAGGAACCCGTTTATGGTTCATTTGATATAGAATTTCAGCAATATGTGGCGCCTGGTGTTGTCATGAC TATGGTGTTCTTTTTGGCAACATTGATGACAGCAGCTGTCTTCATTTCGGAGCGTATGGACGGTGTGTGGGATCGCACACTGGTGGCTGGAGTATCCGCCATGGAAATGCTGTGGGCGCATCTACTCACACAGCTCATTATAATGGCATTCCAATCTTTTGAGGTTATAATGTATATTGGATTGGTATTTGATACTTACAACAAAGGTGATACAGCAACACTAATTGGCCTATTGACAATGACAGCCTTTTGTGGAATGCTCTTCG GTTTGCTCATATCGGTGTATTGTAAATCGCACACAGAAGCAAATTTCGTGGCCACTGGTGCATTTTATCCAATGATAATTCTTTGTG gACTGCTATGGCCTCTGGAAGGAATGCCGAAATCTCTACAAGACATTGTCTTATTCTTTCCATTTACGATCCCATCTATATCAGCACGAAACATTATAGAGAAAGGTTGGTCGATTACAAATTGGCAAGTGTACAATGGATTCATAGTAATGTCAGTATGGATAGTTATATTCTTTACACTCTGTATGGTGGGCCTTAAACGTAAAACTTAA